GTGTTCCGGAACAGACGACGAGCACTTGGGCATTATCGGAAGTTATCAACCCCGCAAGATCGTAATAGTTGACTTTGCCCTTTCGAATGGTTGGATCCATGGGACGTTCCGCCAAAATGATTTCCTGTTCAAATTTTAAAAGTATGGGCAGGTCCTCGATTACCGCTTCCCGAATTTCAATTCCGTTATCCATGTTACCATTTTCCATCATTTAAAAATAATGCTTAAAAAGCTATTTTTGTAAAAAGATTTTCATGCATTTTTTATCGCAGGTACTGGAAGATTACTTGACCGAACACTCCCAAGAAGAACCTGAAGTTCTAAAGGAACTTACCCGGGAAACCCACCTCAAAGTTATTCAGCCAAGAATGTTGACGGGCCGTTTTCAGGGAAGGGTACTAAGCGTTCTATCTAAAATTATAAATCCCAAATTTATTCTAGAAATAGGTACCTACACGGGATATTCCGCAATATGTCTGGCCGAAGGACTGCGGGCCGACGGCGCGTTGCATACCATTGACATCAATCCGGAATTACAGGATATGCAGCGTACTTATTTCGATAAAAGTGGCTATGGGGAACATATACACCAGCATGTTGGGGATGCCCTTGACATTATTCCCCATCTGGATTTTACGTTCGATCTGGTATTCATCGATGCCGAGAAAAAACAGTACGACAACTATTTGGAGGCAGTGCTTCCCAAAACAAGGGCTGGAAGTGTTATTCTATCTGATAATGTGTTGTGGTCCGGCAAGGTCGTGGAGCCCTTGGATAAAAATGACAAAGCCACTAAAGTTTTATTGGATTACAACAAAAAATTGAGTAACCACCCTAAACTGGATACCGTATTATTGCCCATTAGGGACGGTTTGACTTTAAGTAGGGTAAAATAAGGTTTGAATGTAATGCCTGGAATATCCAAGCCGAAAGTAGTCCAAACAAGGCCCCCACGAGGATATCTGAGGGATAGTGTACCCCCAAATAGATACGGCTTGCAATAAAAAAGAGTGGCCATATGTAGCATATCCAAATCCACCGGAAACGTTGCCTCAAAGAAAAATAAAGGAAAGTTGTCACCGAAAAGGACATAGCCGCATGTCCAGAAAAAAAACTATAGCTCGAAGGGTTTGCCAAAACCCGTATGAGGGATTTGATTGCTTCATCATTATTGGGCCGTAACCGTTCAAAAAACAATTTGGTCAGGTTGGAAAAGGTCTCCACGAACAAAACCATGATGCCAAGAACGAATAACAATCCTAGTGCTTCCCTCCAAGGTCTTGATTTAAGGATCAAAGTTAAAAAGAGTAAGAAAAGAGGAATCCAAGGTGGATATTTCGTGACGGTTTGCCAGAAAGTATCGTATGGGTCCGCACCCAGATTATTGAAGAATATCAAAATTTTCTGGTCCCATTCCAAAAGTAGGTCCCACATAATTAGGTTTCCTTACTTTCTTTTAATGGTACCGGATATATCCCCTATTTTCTTGCCAACCTCACCAAACTCCTTTTTAATGTCTTTGGTGATACCGGAATCTATACTACTCTTTACATCATCGATATCCTTTTGAATATCCGTGATGACACTGGTGTCTATTCCCTGCTTATCGGCACTGCGCTGTATTTCCCTTTTGATATCATCCGTGGCATCTCTCAATTGTCTCATGCCCTTACCCAATCCCTTGGCGATACCAGGAATTTTATCTGCCCCAAAAACCATCACCACTATAAATAGGATGAAGAATATTTCGGCACCACTTATGAATAAAAAATGTATTGAAATCATACTACAAATATAATCAAGTTTGGATGCGCAATAAAAAAGCCCTGTTCTTTAACAGGGCTTTTTCAAAATAAATCTTGATTATTTTCCTTTGATGTTTTCCTTGAACTTGTCAAAGTCGTTTTGTTCCTCTTTTTTAGGCCAAGAATTGTTGGTAGTGTCTATATCCGCTGTTTCCATTTTTGGATCCACAACGATACCAGTTAACTCTGTAGAAGAAGAAACTACAATGCTCACCTCGTCATCGTTCTTTCTCCAGATTTCCGCAGGATAGGTGATGTTTTGTGTAGTACCATCGGCATAGGTATACTCCACGATCAAGGGCATGGGGATGCCTCCTGGCTTATCATAGGTAATCTCATAAAAATATTTTGGCTCTTTCACGGCCGCCCTTTCTTCAGCGGTCATATTGTCCATCATAAATTCCTTGAGTGTTTGCGAACTTTCGGAGGGCGATTTTCCTTTCAGATTAGGGTCAAAGTCCTCGCTGTCTTCTTCGGCCAGATAAACCATGGGTGGCAAATCTGCCTCCGTGATGTTGCGGGCGGCCATATATTCCTGCATTTTCTTGGTGGGTTTGTCCGTCACGTAGTATTTCTTGATACCTTTTACACCAATGTCCACATAATCCGTGGTATAAAACCATCCTCTCCAAAAATAATCCAAGTCCACGGCGGAGGCATCTTCCATCGTCCTGAAGAAATCCTCTGGGGTTGGGTGCTTGAACATCCATCTTTGGGCGTAGGTCTTGAAAGCATGGTCGAACAATTCCCTTCCCATCACGGTTTCCCTCAGGATATTCAACGCTGTAGCTGGTTTTGCATAGGCATTTGGACCTAACTGGTATACGTTCTCCGGATTGGACATGATGGGCGAAATGGTACTTTGGTCCCCACTCATATAAGGAACTATCTTCGCCGGGTCGCCCCTTCTAGAAGGGTATTTATCGTTGGGAGCGATGGCTTCAGGAAACGCTTCCCCAAATTCCTGTTCTGCCATGTACTGCATAAATGTATCAAGACCTTCGTCCATCCAGCCCCACTGACGCTCATCGGAGTTCACGATCATGGGGAAAAAGTTATGTCCTACCTCATGGATAATTACGCTCATCATCCCGTATTTCACCCTATCCGAATAGGTACCGTCCTCATTGGGCCTACCGTAGTTCCAGCAAATCATGGGATACTCCATTCCTTGATTCTTAGCATGAACGGAGATGGCCTTGGGATAGGGATAATCAAACGTGTGTGCGGAATAAGACCTCAACGTATGGGCAACCACCTTGGTGGAATAATCCTCCCATAACGGGTTTCCCTCCTTTGGATACATGGAAACCGCCATCACGTCCCTATTTCCTATTTTGACAGCTTGCATATCCAAAATGAACTTTCGGGAAGTTGCAAAAGCGAAGTCACGAACGTTTTCAGCCTTAAGCTTCCATGTCTTAGTCTTATTTGAAAAGCCCTTTTCTGCGGCTTCCACCTCTTCCTGTGTTACAATGATTACGGGCTTATCATAGGATTTTGTTGCCTTCTCATAACGCTGCATCATTTCTTTGGAATAGACCTCCTTTCGATTCTGGAGTACTCCGGTACCGTCCAGAATATGATCTGCGGGTACGGTAATATCTACCTCATAATTCCCAAAGGTAAGGGCGAATTCGCCACTACCCCAGAACTGATGGTTCTGCCATCCCTCCACATCACTATATACGGCCATTCTTGGAAAAAACTGGGCAATTACATAGGCACGATTACCATCCTTTGGAAAATATTCATAGCCTGAACGAGCACGGTTAACGGTATGGTCTGGAATGTTGTAGTTCCACTTAACGGAAAAGGTATATTGCTCTCCACTTTTTAATGGTGTTGGAATATCCACGCGCATCATTGTAAAATTGATGGTATATGGCAATGCTTTTCCAGAAGCATCCTTCACATAATCGATATTGAAACCACCGTCAAAAGGCTCTCCCATATATTTCGAGGCAAAACCATCCGGTTGCTCTGCCAAGGGTACGCCCCCACCGTTTCTCAAAGGTGCCTTTGAATCCTTGGCACGTACATTCTGGTCCAACTGCAACCATAAATACTCCAAATCATCCGGAGAGTTATTGGTATAGGTGATAGTTTCCTCGCCAAAAATCTTGGCATTCTTATCGTCCAAGGTAATATCCATTACATAATCCGCCTGTTGCTGATAATAATCCGGACCAGGTGCACCCGATGCCGAGCGATAGGTATTAGGGGTCGCAAATTCCTCATACAATTGCTTGAATTTGCTCTGATTGTAGTGGCCTGGCTCCCTTTTCTGTTGTGCTTCCTCCTGTGCAAAGGATATAGCACCCACAAAAAATAAAAGCGAGGCAAAAGTGTGCTTGAATATTCTCATTTTAATGTTCATTTTAGTGCGCGGGAAATTAAAGTTTTTTAAAGAATTTCTTAACGTACGTTACAAATTTAACATTCCTTTAGTATCGGATTTCACGAGGACAAAACTCTTTTTTTGGCCTTTGATCTTAAAGTGGACCACGTTTTGTTGATCATCGAACAAATCCGTTAGCACCTCATTGGTAATAGCAATGCTGGAAACTTCCGGGAGGTTGATTTTGGGGACCTCTATATAACAGATGACCATATCCGTATCATACTTCTTGCCCAAAAAGGTATAATCTACCTTTTTGCCATCTATTTCAACGATAAATTTGGAACGCAGATATTTTTCCAAATACTCTAGGTCCAATTCGGACTCCGATTTAGTACCCAATTTTGAAGCAATCCCGTATCGCTCTTTCAAAACTGCGTTCATATCGTCCAAAAAAACACGGGTTATGATTTGTAGGGCATCCTCCTTTTCCGAATAACCAACGTTGGTGACGCTAATATAAAATTTATGAGCCGCCGTAAAGGCGAACAAGAGCAACAGTACCAGGAACAGCCCCTTTTTTAGATGTTTCATTTTTTTTATTTAGTCATTCCTGTACAAACGATATGCCAATAATCCTGCTAGTCCAATCCATTGTTCTTTCTATAAACCAAACTTCTCCGCTCAAGATATTCCCAAATCCGAATCAGGTCATGGGTATCCACCACCGCTTGAAAGGCGGAATCCACCTCACAAAAATAGAAAAAGTCATCGGTCCTTTCCTTGGGAATTTTCAGTTCCGTTTGGTAGAGCGAATCCGCATAAAATTCACGGACTCGTCCTGTCCGGTCATACAAATTATCGCGCGCTACCCGCTTTTTCAGCATTTTGGTCCTTCCGGATATTCCATTCAAAATGGGGTTCAAAGGTATACCAATGCTTCCCGAGGTGGCCTCGTACAATTCCCGCTCCGCCTTGGTAGGAACCTTTACGTAAGCGTTTGGCAGTCCCAAGGTGGAAGCGGTTACTACGGGCTCCGTATTTAAAATTTTCAGGTCCTTGGAAATATCCCCGGATAGGTTATACGGGGTGACGACCACCTCGTCCAATTCTTCCAAGGCCTCGTCCAAGGGCACTTCAATGGTTGAGCTTGCAAAAATGGCGGGCGTGACCACAATGTGCTTTTTCTTGAACTGCACGGCCGAAAAAATCAGGGTATCGTTCAAGTGCACCGGAATACTAAAAAAGCCATTGATATCCGTAATACCGGCCTTTTGTGTGGTGATGTTCAACACATGGGTAGCCGCCACGTCACCGTCCTTGCTTGTGACCCTACCTTCTAAATTTTTGGTTTTCCCGGTTTGCGAAAAAACCAAAACGGGAAAAATGAAGCATAAAAGGAATTTACTCCTCATTCAAGGTTTCTCGGAAAGATTTACTCAGATTCACCAGGGAATCGATCAATTGAAATTCATTCTCTTTACGTAACAGGGACCTTGCCGGTAATTTTTGGTCGCAATAGGTCAAAAAAGGTTCTATCTGGCTTTGTTGCAATTGAAGGTCCTCTATAAAAAAACGATTGTCATAAACCCTTCTAAGGACATCGCTTACCGCTACCTGCGGACCTTCGTCCGGGGCATCTGCCTTGGCCTTGAAGATGGCCTTAAAGATGTTCACAAAGTTAAGTCCGTCCTGCATGCCACGGTCCGTTTGGGAAAGGGCGATATTTTCAACTTCCGTGCCCCTGTCAATTTCATATTCCACCTCTTTGAACTCCTCGTTCCGCAATTGCAAAAAGCGCTCCTCGTTTTCGGGGGTGACGACCACTTCGTCCAATTCTGTAATCTTCTCGTTTACCGATACGATTATCCTGTTTTTCTCCAGGATTTCTGGCGTAATTTTCACTATCTGGTATTGGTAGTTCACGGCCGTAAATACAAGCTCGTCCCCTTCCTTTACGCGAATGGCAAACTCGCCGTCCTCATCCGTCTCCGTGGCCTCTTCGCTGGTAGAGTTGATCACATATTCGTTGGGAACATCCACGTTTTTATACAAAACATGTCCGTAAATAAGTCTTCTCCCATCATCCTGGGCGTACAAAAAAAAGGTGAAAAGAAACAAAACCGATGCTAGTAAGTTCTTG
The nucleotide sequence above comes from Maribacter algicola. Encoded proteins:
- a CDS encoding O-methyltransferase; translated protein: MHFLSQVLEDYLTEHSQEEPEVLKELTRETHLKVIQPRMLTGRFQGRVLSVLSKIINPKFILEIGTYTGYSAICLAEGLRADGALHTIDINPELQDMQRTYFDKSGYGEHIHQHVGDALDIIPHLDFTFDLVFIDAEKKQYDNYLEAVLPKTRAGSVILSDNVLWSGKVVEPLDKNDKATKVLLDYNKKLSNHPKLDTVLLPIRDGLTLSRVK
- a CDS encoding phosphatase PAP2 family protein produces the protein MWDLLLEWDQKILIFFNNLGADPYDTFWQTVTKYPPWIPLFLLFLTLILKSRPWREALGLLFVLGIMVLFVETFSNLTKLFFERLRPNNDEAIKSLIRVLANPSSYSFFSGHAAMSFSVTTFLYFSLRQRFRWIWICYIWPLFFIASRIYLGVHYPSDILVGALFGLLSAWIFQALHSNLILPYLKSNRP
- a CDS encoding Sec-independent protein translocase subunit TatA/TatB, producing the protein MISIHFLFISGAEIFFILFIVVMVFGADKIPGIAKGLGKGMRQLRDATDDIKREIQRSADKQGIDTSVITDIQKDIDDVKSSIDSGITKDIKKEFGEVGKKIGDISGTIKRK
- a CDS encoding M1 family metallopeptidase, which codes for MRIFKHTFASLLFFVGAISFAQEEAQQKREPGHYNQSKFKQLYEEFATPNTYRSASGAPGPDYYQQQADYVMDITLDDKNAKIFGEETITYTNNSPDDLEYLWLQLDQNVRAKDSKAPLRNGGGVPLAEQPDGFASKYMGEPFDGGFNIDYVKDASGKALPYTINFTMMRVDIPTPLKSGEQYTFSVKWNYNIPDHTVNRARSGYEYFPKDGNRAYVIAQFFPRMAVYSDVEGWQNHQFWGSGEFALTFGNYEVDITVPADHILDGTGVLQNRKEVYSKEMMQRYEKATKSYDKPVIIVTQEEVEAAEKGFSNKTKTWKLKAENVRDFAFATSRKFILDMQAVKIGNRDVMAVSMYPKEGNPLWEDYSTKVVAHTLRSYSAHTFDYPYPKAISVHAKNQGMEYPMICWNYGRPNEDGTYSDRVKYGMMSVIIHEVGHNFFPMIVNSDERQWGWMDEGLDTFMQYMAEQEFGEAFPEAIAPNDKYPSRRGDPAKIVPYMSGDQSTISPIMSNPENVYQLGPNAYAKPATALNILRETVMGRELFDHAFKTYAQRWMFKHPTPEDFFRTMEDASAVDLDYFWRGWFYTTDYVDIGVKGIKKYYVTDKPTKKMQEYMAARNITEADLPPMVYLAEEDSEDFDPNLKGKSPSESSQTLKEFMMDNMTAEERAAVKEPKYFYEITYDKPGGIPMPLIVEYTYADGTTQNITYPAEIWRKNDDEVSIVVSSSTELTGIVVDPKMETADIDTTNNSWPKKEEQNDFDKFKENIKGK
- a CDS encoding DUF6702 family protein yields the protein MKHLKKGLFLVLLLLFAFTAAHKFYISVTNVGYSEKEDALQIITRVFLDDMNAVLKERYGIASKLGTKSESELDLEYLEKYLRSKFIVEIDGKKVDYTFLGKKYDTDMVICYIEVPKINLPEVSSIAITNEVLTDLFDDQQNVVHFKIKGQKKSFVLVKSDTKGMLNL
- a CDS encoding carboxypeptidase-like regulatory domain-containing protein — translated: MAKNLLASVLFLFTFFLYAQDDGRRLIYGHVLYKNVDVPNEYVINSTSEEATETDEDGEFAIRVKEGDELVFTAVNYQYQIVKITPEILEKNRIIVSVNEKITELDEVVVTPENEERFLQLRNEEFKEVEYEIDRGTEVENIALSQTDRGMQDGLNFVNIFKAIFKAKADAPDEGPQVAVSDVLRRVYDNRFFIEDLQLQQSQIEPFLTYCDQKLPARSLLRKENEFQLIDSLVNLSKSFRETLNEE